A window from Solanum stenotomum isolate F172 chromosome 5, ASM1918654v1, whole genome shotgun sequence encodes these proteins:
- the LOC125866141 gene encoding endochitinase isoform X4, producing MGPSKFTTFSLLFSLLLLSAASAQNCGSQGGGARCASGLCCSKFGWCGNTNDHCGSGNCQSQCPGGGPGSGPVTGGDLGSVISNSMFDEMLKHRNENSCQGKNNFYSYNAFITAARSFPGFGTTGDINARKREIAAFFAQTSHETTGGWPSAPDGPFAWGYCFLREQGNPGDYCSPSSQWPCAPGRKYFGRGPIQISHNYNYGPCGRAIGADLLNNPDLVATDSVISFKTAIWFWMTTQLPKPSCHDVIIGRWNPSAGDRAANRLPGFGVITNIINGGLECGRGNDNRVQDRIGFYRRYCGILGVSPGDNLDCGNQRPFGS from the exons ATGGGGCCTTCTAAATTCACTActttttctttactattttCTCTCCTTTTGCTGAGCGCTGCCTCAGCGCAGAATTGTGGTTCACAGGGCGGAGGCGCACGTTGTGCCTCGGGACTCTGTTGCAGCAAATTCGGCTGGTGTGGTAACACTAATGATCATTGTGGTTCTGGCAATTGTCAAAGTCAGTGTCCTGGTGGCGGCCCTGGTTCTGGTCCTGTTACTGGTGGGGACCTTGGAAGCGTCATCTCAAATTCCATGTTTGATGAGATGCTTAAGCATCGCAACGAAAATTCTTGTCAAGGAAAGAATAATTTCTACAGTTACAATGCCTTTATCACTGCTGCTAGGTCTTTTCCTGGCTTTGGTACAACTGGTGATATCAATGCCCGTAAAAGGGAAATTGCTGCTTTCTTTGCCCAAACCTCCCATGAAACTACTG GAGGATGGCCTTCGGCACCTGATGGACCATTCGCATGGGGTTATTGTTTCCTTAGAGAACAAGGTAACCCGGGTGACTACTGTTCACCAAGTAGTCAATGGCCTTGTGCACCTGGAAGGAAATATTTCGGACGAGGCCCAATCCAAATTTCACA CAACTACAACTACGGGCCATGTGGAAGAGCAATTGGAGCGGACCTTTTAAATAATCCCGATTTAGTAGCCACAGATTCAGTCATCTCATTCAAGACAGCTATCTGGTTCTGGATGACCACTCAATTACCAAAGCCTTCTTGCCACGATGTCATCATTGGAAGATGGAACCCATCTGCCGGTGACCGAGCAGCCAATCGTCTTCCTGGATTTGGTGTCATCACAAACATCATCAATGGTGGCTTAGAATGTGGTCGTGGTAATGACAATAGGGTACAAGATCGAATTGGATTTTACAGGAGGTATTGCGGAATTCTTGGAGTTAGTCCTGGTGACAATCTTGATTGCGGCAACCAGAG
- the LOC125866141 gene encoding endochitinase 3 isoform X2, with product MGPSKFTTFSLLFSLLLLSAASAQNCGSQGGGARCASGLCCSKFGWCGNTNDHCGSGNCQSQCPGGGPGSGPVTGGDLGSVISNSMFDEMLKHRNENSCQGKNNFYSYNAFITAARSFPGFGTTGDINARKREIAAFFAQTSHETTGGWPSAPDGPFAWGYCFLREQGNPGDYCSPSSQWPCAPGRKYFGRGPIQISHNYNYGPCGRAIGADLLNNPDLVATDSVISFKTAIWFWMTTQLPKPSCHDVIIGRWNPSAGDRAANRLPGFGVITNIINGGLECGRGNDNRVQDRIGFYRRYCGILGVSPGDNLDCGNQRSFGNGLLVDTM from the exons ATGGGGCCTTCTAAATTCACTActttttctttactattttCTCTCCTTTTGCTGAGCGCTGCCTCAGCGCAGAATTGTGGTTCACAGGGCGGAGGCGCACGTTGTGCCTCGGGACTCTGTTGCAGCAAATTCGGCTGGTGTGGTAACACTAATGATCATTGTGGTTCTGGCAATTGTCAAAGTCAGTGTCCTGGTGGCGGCCCTGGTTCTGGTCCTGTTACTGGTGGGGACCTTGGAAGCGTCATCTCAAATTCCATGTTTGATGAGATGCTTAAGCATCGCAACGAAAATTCTTGTCAAGGAAAGAATAATTTCTACAGTTACAATGCCTTTATCACTGCTGCTAGGTCTTTTCCTGGCTTTGGTACAACTGGTGATATCAATGCCCGTAAAAGGGAAATTGCTGCTTTCTTTGCCCAAACCTCCCATGAAACTACTG GAGGATGGCCTTCGGCACCTGATGGACCATTCGCATGGGGTTATTGTTTCCTTAGAGAACAAGGTAACCCGGGTGACTACTGTTCACCAAGTAGTCAATGGCCTTGTGCACCTGGAAGGAAATATTTCGGACGAGGCCCAATCCAAATTTCACA CAACTACAACTACGGGCCATGTGGAAGAGCAATTGGAGCGGACCTTTTAAATAATCCCGATTTAGTAGCCACAGATTCAGTCATCTCATTCAAGACAGCTATCTGGTTCTGGATGACCACTCAATTACCAAAGCCTTCTTGCCACGATGTCATCATTGGAAGATGGAACCCATCTGCCGGTGACCGAGCAGCCAATCGTCTTCCTGGATTTGGTGTCATCACAAACATCATCAATGGTGGCTTAGAATGTGGTCGTGGTAATGACAATAGGGTACAAGATCGAATTGGATTTTACAGGAGGTATTGCGGAATTCTTGGAGTTAGTCCTG